One genomic segment of Aquipluma nitroreducens includes these proteins:
- a CDS encoding methionine-R-sulfoxide reductase has protein sequence MKFNELTEYESYVIEGKGTERPFTGIYYQNTDAGAYLCKKCNAPLYRSADKFDAHCGWPSFDDEIEGAVKRTTDADGRRTEITCAQCGAHLGHVFVGEGFTSKNTRHCVNSVSLNFLPETQK, from the coding sequence ATGAAATTCAATGAACTTACTGAATATGAAAGCTATGTAATTGAAGGTAAAGGAACGGAAAGACCTTTTACCGGAATTTATTATCAAAACACTGACGCCGGAGCGTATTTATGCAAGAAATGCAATGCCCCACTTTATCGCTCAGCTGATAAGTTTGATGCCCATTGTGGCTGGCCAAGTTTTGACGATGAAATTGAAGGAGCAGTAAAGCGGACCACTGATGCGGATGGACGAAGGACTGAAATTACCTGTGCTCAATGTGGCGCTCATTTAGGTCACGTTTTCGTTGGTGAAGGATTTACTTCAAAAAATACTCGTCATTGTGTAAACTCAGTTTCGCTCAATTTTCTTCCTGAAACCCAGAAATAA
- a CDS encoding DUF502 domain-containing protein, translating into MKRLFTYFLQGLLLLGPLAVTLYSVYLMFNYADRLIGDPLKEHYQLDIPGIGIVVLFVSLTLLGLIGQTIIVKPFTWFTRRLLKRLPLLNVIYSSINDLFTAFVGKEKKFTVPVRVCMDKENNLWKIGFITEKKLNEFGMDGMVAVYFPFSYSINGEMMMVPENSVIHIDLSPSEVMKFVVSGGVTKIN; encoded by the coding sequence ATGAAACGACTATTTACATACTTTCTTCAGGGACTATTGCTTTTGGGACCTTTGGCAGTGACGCTTTATAGTGTTTATCTGATGTTCAACTATGCCGACCGATTGATTGGTGACCCATTGAAAGAGCATTATCAGCTTGATATTCCGGGAATTGGAATTGTTGTATTGTTTGTATCACTGACACTTCTCGGGCTAATCGGACAAACCATAATCGTAAAACCATTTACCTGGTTTACCCGCAGGCTTCTGAAACGCTTACCATTATTGAATGTTATCTATAGTTCAATCAATGATTTATTTACAGCATTTGTTGGGAAGGAGAAAAAATTCACCGTACCTGTCAGAGTTTGTATGGACAAGGAAAACAATTTATGGAAGATTGGGTTTATTACTGAAAAAAAATTGAACGAATTTGGAATGGACGGCATGGTTGCTGTTTATTTTCCCTTTTCATACAGCATTAATGGCGAAATGATGATGGTTCCCGAAAATTCGGTGATACATATTGACTTAAGCCCTTCGGAAGTGATGAAGTTTGTGGTTTCGGGTGGAGTGACTAAAATTAATTGA
- a CDS encoding TerC/Alx family metal homeostasis membrane protein — translation MPTEILLMGGFLFMIIIVLMVDLLVVGRNSHIVSTKEALIWSSIWFALSMGFYAFLKFYGHMLHGIETPAELSEVISKYAPGLKFSSSDFEGMVSEYRENMSMSYLAGYFIEQTLSIDNVFVILLVLQGFSVPQKNYKTVLFWGVLGAIILRFIFIFAGAALIHKFSWILYVFGGFLVFQGIKILVKKDGDEKDPHDSPIVKFLSRYLNISKEYHGDKFAYNYNKKVYFTPLMLVVVLVEFTDVIFALDSIPAVFSVSLDPFVVFFSNIFAIIGLRSLFFLLANMVDKFRFLNIGVSILLIFVGVKLLAHNWLDEIGFKSSYSLYFIAATLVLSVVLSALFPEKDKVGKSH, via the coding sequence ATGCCTACAGAAATATTGTTAATGGGTGGATTTTTATTCATGATCATCATTGTTTTGATGGTTGATTTGTTGGTGGTTGGACGAAACTCGCACATTGTTTCCACCAAGGAGGCCTTGATTTGGTCAAGCATTTGGTTCGCTCTCTCAATGGGATTTTATGCGTTCCTGAAATTTTATGGGCATATGCTTCACGGTATAGAAACACCAGCCGAATTATCGGAGGTTATCAGCAAATATGCTCCCGGGCTCAAATTCAGTTCATCTGATTTTGAAGGTATGGTTTCTGAATATCGCGAAAATATGTCAATGAGTTACCTGGCTGGTTACTTTATCGAGCAAACGCTTTCTATCGATAATGTTTTCGTTATACTGCTTGTTCTTCAGGGATTTTCAGTTCCGCAAAAAAACTATAAAACCGTTTTGTTTTGGGGTGTACTGGGCGCCATCATTTTAAGGTTTATCTTCATATTTGCCGGAGCTGCCCTCATTCATAAATTCTCCTGGATACTCTATGTTTTTGGCGGGTTTCTAGTGTTTCAAGGTATCAAAATATTGGTAAAGAAGGATGGTGACGAAAAAGATCCGCATGATTCCCCCATTGTGAAATTCCTTTCGAGGTACCTCAATATTTCCAAAGAATATCATGGAGACAAGTTTGCCTATAACTACAACAAAAAAGTATATTTTACGCCGTTAATGCTTGTGGTAGTTCTGGTTGAGTTTACTGATGTGATTTTTGCTCTCGACTCTATTCCAGCTGTATTCTCTGTTTCACTCGATCCATTTGTAGTATTCTTTTCGAATATTTTCGCCATCATTGGGCTCCGCTCACTGTTCTTCCTGTTGGCCAATATGGTCGATAAATTCAGGTTCCTGAATATTGGGGTGAGCATCTTACTGATTTTTGTAGGGGTAAAATTGCTGGCTCACAACTGGCTCGACGAGATTGGTTTTAAATCATCGTACTCACTTTATTTTATTGCAGCCACGCTAGTCTTGAGTGTTGTACTTTCGGCTCTGTTTCCGGAGAAGGATAAAGTAGGAAAAAGTCATTAG
- a CDS encoding phosphatase PAP2 family protein → MVVQIILFRALKYFIVSIFIFFLAARVKAESKKDTLVNVAWRDTLKIRKAQIFNTEESEMLYFRPKPFQFALNVPSDIYTMGKTAFSKKNLPKLGVILAGSALLVLVDQPITDAAKQFGRYINLNPARASKTLLEFNIGGFHVNAMEIPDNANSAIYYLGEGWASMLVAGGLYSYGLVASDYRALQTTSQIAEGIFALGLTTQFLKRITGRQSPFRAMESENPVPAGDWHPFPKPGKYQKSVSNYDAFPSGHLATAMATITILASNYPDNKYIKPVGYSLMGLLGYAMLNNGVHWISDYPLAIAIGYTCGKIVSSRGHQVIPKIGHDKGATSVLMPAYLGAESLGLSYRATF, encoded by the coding sequence ATGGTAGTCCAAATTATACTCTTTAGGGCACTAAAATATTTTATCGTTTCTATTTTTATTTTTTTTCTTGCTGCAAGAGTTAAGGCCGAATCAAAGAAAGATACCCTTGTAAATGTGGCATGGCGCGACACACTGAAGATTCGCAAAGCACAGATTTTTAATACGGAAGAGTCTGAAATGTTGTATTTTAGACCTAAGCCATTTCAGTTTGCGCTGAATGTTCCATCTGACATTTATACGATGGGCAAAACCGCTTTCTCGAAGAAAAACTTGCCCAAACTGGGAGTTATCCTGGCCGGATCGGCATTACTTGTTCTTGTTGATCAGCCAATTACTGATGCAGCCAAACAATTTGGACGATACATTAATCTTAATCCTGCGAGGGCATCAAAAACGTTGCTTGAATTCAATATTGGCGGTTTTCACGTAAATGCGATGGAAATTCCGGACAATGCCAACTCTGCCATTTATTATCTGGGTGAAGGTTGGGCCAGTATGCTTGTCGCTGGCGGATTGTATAGTTATGGACTTGTAGCCAGCGATTACCGCGCCCTTCAAACGACTTCTCAAATTGCTGAAGGTATATTTGCCTTGGGCTTAACCACACAATTCCTAAAACGGATAACAGGACGACAAAGCCCTTTCAGGGCAATGGAATCAGAGAATCCTGTTCCTGCTGGCGATTGGCATCCTTTTCCTAAACCAGGCAAATACCAAAAAAGTGTATCCAATTACGATGCGTTTCCTTCAGGTCATTTGGCCACCGCAATGGCTACCATTACAATTCTTGCCAGTAATTATCCCGACAACAAATACATTAAGCCAGTTGGGTACTCGCTAATGGGATTGCTTGGCTACGCTATGCTTAATAATGGAGTTCACTGGATCAGCGATTATCCGTTGGCCATTGCTATTGGATACACTTGTGGCAAGATTGTATCGTCGCGCGGCCATCAGGTGATTCCGAAAATAGGGCACGATAAAGGTGCCACCTCAGTTTTAATGCCGGCATATTTGGGAGCAGAAAGTCTTGGATTAAGTTACCGTGCCACATTTTAA
- a CDS encoding LTA synthase family protein → MGIKNLKNILHRRFGGILLLYLVFISISLVSRTVLLSMSFKDVSFNPLNIIWSYGAGLFMDTVAFSYFMIPFVLFLMFVSDRIFNSAFHRNFAYVAYFITFYILLFNGVSEYFFWEEFGVRYNFIAVDYLVYTTEVLGNIKESYPLPLLVSGILFADILLTYLVVKKKLLVGSLASKSIVKSRLKTGLVLLCIPALSFILIKNTTVEITKNRYNNELAKNGIHSLFAAFLNSELDYDLFYAVHDNQENFKQLRSLLKSENSKYLSNEPLDITREITNSGEEKRYNVVFITVESLSAEFLGFKRNKKENPWDFSGNVTKYKGNVTPYLDAIADSSLLFTNLYAVGTRTIYGLEAVTLGAPPKPGQSVVKRANNENMFSVGQIFKERGYDLKYIYGGYGYFDNMNYFFSHNGYQIVDRSDLKEDEITFKNAWGVCDQDLFNRTLKECDKSFAAGKPFLNHLMTTSNHRPFTYPDGVIDIPSHTTRAGGIKYCDFAIGEFIQKASEKPWFKNTIFVIVADHCAGSAGQAELPFMEYQIPFMIYNPGLVRPQQIGKLCSQIDVAPTLLGVMNWSYKTKFFGKDILKMTPEEERAFISNYQKLGYIKNDRLSILSPQQKITHYKINPQTGEMKVEATDPEIENEAIIYYQSANYVYKNKLNKWD, encoded by the coding sequence ATGGGCATTAAAAATCTGAAAAACATCCTTCATCGCCGGTTTGGCGGAATCCTTTTACTTTATCTTGTTTTTATCTCTATTTCGCTGGTCAGCAGAACGGTTTTGTTGAGTATGTCGTTCAAAGATGTCAGCTTTAATCCGCTGAATATCATTTGGTCGTATGGAGCTGGTCTGTTCATGGATACTGTTGCTTTCTCGTATTTCATGATTCCTTTCGTGCTTTTCCTGATGTTTGTTTCTGACCGGATTTTTAATTCAGCATTTCACCGGAACTTTGCCTATGTGGCTTATTTTATCACGTTCTATATTCTTTTGTTCAATGGCGTTTCGGAGTATTTCTTTTGGGAAGAATTTGGGGTAAGATACAACTTTATAGCCGTTGACTATCTGGTTTATACCACCGAGGTTCTGGGAAATATTAAAGAGTCATATCCTTTGCCGCTGCTGGTTTCAGGAATACTCTTCGCAGATATTCTTCTCACTTATTTGGTTGTGAAAAAGAAATTACTGGTCGGTTCGCTGGCAAGTAAAAGCATTGTTAAAAGCAGGCTGAAAACAGGATTGGTGTTGCTTTGCATTCCGGCATTATCGTTTATCCTGATTAAAAATACAACTGTAGAAATTACTAAAAACCGCTACAACAATGAGTTGGCTAAAAACGGAATTCATTCGTTATTTGCAGCTTTTCTAAACAGTGAACTCGATTACGATCTTTTTTATGCAGTCCATGATAATCAAGAGAATTTCAAGCAGCTTCGTAGCTTGCTGAAAAGCGAAAACAGCAAGTACCTGAGTAACGAACCTCTCGATATAACAAGGGAAATTACCAATTCAGGAGAAGAAAAACGTTACAATGTGGTTTTTATCACGGTTGAAAGTTTAAGCGCCGAGTTTCTGGGATTTAAGCGAAATAAAAAAGAGAATCCTTGGGATTTTAGTGGAAATGTGACCAAATACAAAGGGAATGTAACTCCTTATCTGGATGCCATTGCCGATAGTTCTCTGTTATTCACAAACCTTTATGCTGTTGGAACCCGCACCATTTACGGACTTGAAGCGGTAACTCTTGGTGCACCGCCCAAACCCGGACAAAGTGTGGTTAAACGTGCAAACAACGAAAATATGTTTTCGGTTGGGCAAATCTTCAAAGAACGCGGATATGATCTGAAATACATCTATGGAGGTTATGGCTATTTCGACAACATGAACTATTTTTTCTCGCACAATGGCTACCAGATTGTTGATCGAAGCGATTTGAAGGAGGACGAAATTACTTTTAAAAATGCCTGGGGTGTGTGCGATCAGGATCTTTTTAACCGGACATTGAAAGAATGCGACAAGTCGTTTGCAGCAGGAAAACCATTTCTGAATCATTTGATGACCACATCGAACCATCGCCCATTTACTTATCCTGATGGTGTAATTGATATTCCATCGCATACCACACGTGCCGGCGGAATAAAATATTGTGACTTTGCTATTGGCGAATTCATTCAAAAAGCAAGTGAAAAGCCGTGGTTTAAGAACACGATTTTTGTTATTGTAGCCGACCATTGTGCCGGAAGCGCCGGACAGGCCGAATTGCCGTTTATGGAATATCAGATCCCATTTATGATCTATAATCCGGGATTGGTTCGTCCGCAACAAATAGGCAAACTTTGTAGCCAGATTGATGTTGCCCCAACCTTGTTAGGTGTTATGAACTGGAGTTATAAAACAAAATTCTTTGGAAAAGACATTTTAAAAATGACTCCGGAAGAAGAACGGGCGTTTATCTCAAACTACCAGAAACTGGGTTACATCAAAAACGACCGCTTATCGATTTTAAGTCCGCAGCAAAAAATTACCCATTACAAAATCAATCCTCAAACCGGTGAAATGAAGGTTGAAGCTACTGACCCTGAAATTGAAAACGAAGCCATTATTTATTATCAGTCGGCCAATTATGTGTATAAGAATAAACTTAACAAGTGGGATTAA
- a CDS encoding fumarate hydratase, with the protein MSKFAYQKPFPIKKDTTAYRLLTKDFVSTVEFDGRKILKVAPEGLEFLAKEAFADVSFYLRAAHLEKLALILKDPEATDNDRFVAYTMLMNQVVSAEGELPTCQDTGTAIVMGKKGENVYTGADDAEYLSKGIYNTYQERNLRYSQVVPFTMTEEKNTGTNLPAQIDIYAEKGNAYEFLFITKGGGSGNKTYLYQQTKSLLTEENLTKFIKEKIMDLGTSACPPYHLAIVVGGTSAEANLATVKKASAGYLDHLPTEGNEGGQAFRDLEWEKKIEKIAQECGLGAQFGGKYFVHDVRVIRLPRHAASCPVGIGVSCSADRNIKAKITEDGIFLEELEKNPARFLPAQAPGMTPAVDIDLDQPMEDVLKKLSQYPIKTRLNLSGTLIVARDMAHLRLKEMLDAGQPMPEYLKRYPVYYAGPAKTPKGMASGSFGPTTAGRMDPYVDFFMSKGGSMVMVAKGNRSQAVTDACKKHGGFYLGSIGGPAAILAKDSIKSSEVIDMEELGMEAVRKIRVENFPAFIIVDDKGNDFFKQL; encoded by the coding sequence ATGTCCAAATTCGCTTATCAAAAACCATTTCCGATTAAGAAAGATACCACTGCGTATCGTCTTTTGACCAAAGATTTTGTATCGACTGTTGAGTTTGATGGTCGCAAAATTTTAAAAGTTGCTCCTGAAGGACTTGAATTTCTGGCCAAAGAAGCTTTTGCCGATGTTTCGTTCTATCTGCGTGCTGCGCACCTCGAAAAACTGGCATTAATCCTGAAAGATCCGGAAGCAACCGATAACGACCGCTTTGTAGCTTATACCATGCTGATGAATCAGGTTGTTTCTGCTGAAGGCGAATTGCCAACTTGCCAGGATACCGGAACCGCTATCGTGATGGGTAAAAAAGGTGAAAATGTTTATACTGGCGCCGATGATGCCGAATACCTTTCGAAAGGAATATACAATACCTATCAGGAACGGAACCTGCGCTACTCACAAGTGGTGCCGTTTACCATGACCGAAGAGAAAAATACGGGAACAAACCTGCCTGCCCAAATTGATATTTATGCCGAAAAAGGAAACGCCTACGAATTCCTTTTCATTACTAAAGGCGGTGGTTCGGGCAATAAAACATACTTGTATCAGCAGACCAAGTCGTTGCTGACTGAAGAAAACCTGACCAAATTCATCAAGGAAAAAATTATGGATTTAGGTACTTCGGCTTGCCCTCCATACCATTTGGCTATTGTTGTTGGCGGAACTTCTGCCGAAGCCAATTTGGCAACCGTAAAAAAAGCATCTGCTGGTTATCTGGATCATCTGCCAACCGAAGGAAACGAAGGTGGACAGGCTTTCCGCGATCTGGAATGGGAAAAGAAAATTGAAAAAATTGCACAGGAATGTGGCCTTGGCGCCCAGTTTGGTGGCAAATACTTTGTTCACGATGTCCGGGTGATTCGGTTACCACGCCACGCAGCTTCTTGTCCAGTTGGAATTGGGGTTAGTTGCTCGGCCGACCGTAACATCAAGGCAAAAATTACAGAAGACGGTATTTTCCTGGAAGAATTGGAAAAGAATCCGGCACGTTTTCTTCCCGCACAGGCTCCAGGAATGACTCCTGCGGTGGATATTGATCTGGATCAGCCTATGGAAGATGTATTGAAAAAATTATCGCAATATCCGATTAAAACACGCCTGAACCTTTCAGGAACATTGATTGTAGCACGCGATATGGCTCACCTTCGCCTGAAAGAAATGTTGGATGCCGGTCAGCCAATGCCTGAATACCTGAAACGGTATCCTGTTTATTACGCAGGACCTGCAAAAACTCCGAAAGGAATGGCTTCAGGAAGTTTTGGACCAACTACCGCCGGGCGTATGGATCCATACGTTGACTTCTTTATGAGCAAAGGTGGTTCGATGGTGATGGTTGCCAAAGGAAACCGCAGCCAGGCAGTTACCGATGCCTGTAAAAAACACGGCGGATTCTACCTCGGTTCTATTGGCGGACCAGCAGCAATTCTGGCCAAGGACAGCATCAAATCGAGCGAAGTCATTGATATGGAAGAACTTGGAATGGAAGCAGTTCGCAAAATCCGTGTTGAAAATTTCCCTGCGTTCATCATTGTTGACGACAAAGGGAATGACTTCTTTAAACAGTTATAG
- a CDS encoding carcinine hydrolase/isopenicillin-N N-acyltransferase family protein has translation MDKKLTFVCIAGFLLMFVVQTFACTTFLISGKYTADGRPMLFKNRDTDQMQNSLAYFTDGKYKYIGLVDGTKDWSKAIWGGYNETGFAIINTAAYNNNLGDTTKFMDQEGVVMKLALQTCQSLSDFEKLLETLPKPMGVDANFGVIDASGGAAYYETGNRDFIKYDANDPAIAPNGLLIRTNHSMRADLTKGFGFCRYHTAKGVLNQAAADKKLTPSFLFNHLSRNLTHSLTKTDLWAELPAKRDVPEFKFFIDYIPRVITSAAICIVGAKDKEHADQAMMWTVLGFPLTSVAIPVWIAGGENLPKAVTMNDQFRSPICSAALKFKEECFPVTYDRMNNYINLSAVINKQKTGYVQLLQPIESMIFEKESDLEKKECTSQNIQSFYNWVDRFLDKAYQEQFNLELFKN, from the coding sequence ATGGATAAGAAGTTAACATTCGTATGTATTGCAGGATTTCTCCTGATGTTTGTCGTTCAAACATTTGCATGTACAACATTCCTTATTTCAGGAAAATATACTGCCGATGGCAGGCCAATGCTTTTTAAGAACCGCGATACCGATCAGATGCAGAATTCGCTCGCCTATTTTACCGATGGCAAATACAAATACATCGGGTTGGTTGACGGCACAAAAGATTGGAGCAAAGCCATTTGGGGCGGATACAACGAAACCGGATTCGCGATCATCAATACAGCAGCTTACAACAATAACCTGGGCGACACCACCAAATTTATGGATCAGGAAGGAGTGGTTATGAAGTTGGCCTTGCAAACTTGCCAATCGTTGTCAGACTTTGAAAAATTGCTCGAAACACTTCCAAAACCAATGGGCGTTGATGCCAATTTCGGCGTTATTGATGCTTCAGGCGGCGCAGCTTATTACGAAACGGGTAATCGCGATTTCATAAAATACGATGCCAACGATCCGGCAATTGCTCCCAATGGACTTTTGATTCGCACCAATCACTCGATGCGGGCCGATCTGACTAAAGGTTTTGGCTTCTGCCGGTACCACACTGCCAAAGGAGTTTTAAATCAGGCTGCCGCCGATAAAAAACTGACACCTTCGTTTTTGTTTAATCACTTGTCGCGCAACCTCACCCATTCCTTAACCAAAACCGATTTGTGGGCCGAACTTCCGGCAAAAAGAGATGTTCCTGAATTTAAGTTTTTCATCGATTACATTCCTCGGGTTATCACTTCGGCAGCCATTTGTATTGTTGGGGCAAAAGATAAGGAACATGCTGATCAGGCAATGATGTGGACAGTATTGGGTTTTCCGCTAACATCAGTCGCCATACCGGTTTGGATTGCAGGAGGCGAAAACCTGCCCAAGGCAGTGACAATGAACGATCAGTTTAGATCGCCAATTTGTTCGGCAGCCTTGAAGTTTAAAGAAGAATGTTTCCCGGTAACCTATGATCGGATGAATAATTACATCAATCTGTCGGCTGTTATTAACAAGCAAAAGACCGGATACGTGCAGTTACTACAACCCATTGAGTCGATGATATTCGAAAAAGAATCGGATCTGGAGAAAAAAGAGTGCACCTCTCAAAACATACAGTCGTTCTACAATTGGGTTGATCGGTTTTTGGATAAAGCTTATCAGGAACAATTTAATCTGGAATTGTTTAAAAATTAG
- a CDS encoding EamA family transporter yields the protein MIETLLTTGAVLLRILSNPFANVFQKQLTAKKNHPLLVNFMTYLLLSFFCIFIALNVRWHELPQQFWFYSVLGGIAGALGNGFLVKALQKGDLSVLGPINSYKSVVGIVAGIFLLREIPNVWGVIGIVLIISGSYFVLDTTEERFSWALLKKSEIQFRIWAMILTAIEAVFIKKIIIVSSPTLAFVSWCWFGAIFSFLLLFAYQLDFKKELKKVDRSDLSKYALLVVCVGTMQFTTNYTFDHMPVGYALSLFQLSTIVSVLLGHRIFKELGIRKKLIGTAIMIVGSIVIILLKGN from the coding sequence ATGATTGAGACTTTATTAACCACAGGAGCTGTTTTACTTAGGATACTTTCCAATCCGTTTGCGAACGTTTTTCAAAAGCAGCTCACGGCGAAAAAGAATCATCCCTTGCTGGTTAATTTTATGACCTATCTCCTACTCTCTTTCTTCTGCATTTTTATTGCACTAAACGTTCGCTGGCACGAATTACCGCAACAGTTTTGGTTTTATTCGGTACTTGGCGGAATTGCAGGCGCTCTGGGCAATGGATTTCTGGTGAAAGCGCTTCAGAAAGGCGATCTATCGGTACTTGGTCCAATCAACTCTTATAAATCGGTCGTTGGAATCGTTGCTGGAATTTTCTTATTGCGTGAAATCCCAAATGTCTGGGGAGTCATAGGTATAGTGTTGATTATATCTGGAAGTTATTTCGTTTTAGATACTACCGAGGAGCGATTCTCGTGGGCTCTCCTGAAGAAAAGCGAAATTCAGTTCAGGATTTGGGCCATGATACTAACCGCTATCGAAGCCGTTTTTATAAAGAAGATAATAATCGTTTCCTCTCCAACATTGGCTTTTGTGAGTTGGTGTTGGTTTGGGGCCATTTTTTCATTCCTTCTCTTATTCGCATATCAGCTCGATTTTAAAAAGGAACTGAAGAAAGTAGATCGATCTGATTTAAGCAAGTATGCTCTTTTGGTTGTTTGCGTTGGAACCATGCAGTTTACCACCAATTACACATTCGATCACATGCCTGTTGGATATGCGTTATCACTCTTTCAGCTTTCGACGATTGTTAGTGTATTGCTCGGACACCGGATATTTAAAGAACTTGGAATCCGCAAAAAGCTAATTGGCACGGCCATCATGATTGTTGGGTCAATTGTTATTATACTTTTGAAGGGGAATTGA
- a CDS encoding HAD family hydrolase, whose protein sequence is MKIENVIFDFGGVLVDWNPRYLYRIYFQDESEMEHFLHHICTDEWNLEQDRGCSLADGTRLLLEKFPEYHSLIKLYYDQWEVMLHSDIPETVSLLYQLKEKYKLFGLTNWSAETIPIAYKRFSFFKEFDGIVVSGEEKLIKPDQKLYHLLLDRYNLKAERTIFIDDNLKNIKAAEEIGLIAIHFENSGQLEAKLRSIGAL, encoded by the coding sequence ATGAAAATAGAAAATGTAATATTTGATTTTGGCGGTGTGTTGGTCGATTGGAATCCCAGGTACCTTTATCGCATTTATTTTCAGGATGAAAGTGAAATGGAGCATTTCCTCCATCACATTTGTACCGATGAATGGAATCTGGAACAAGACCGGGGATGTTCGTTAGCTGATGGTACTCGTTTGTTATTGGAGAAATTTCCAGAATATCATTCGTTGATAAAGCTTTATTACGACCAATGGGAAGTGATGCTTCACAGCGATATTCCCGAAACGGTTTCGCTGTTGTATCAATTGAAGGAGAAATACAAGCTCTTTGGTTTAACAAACTGGTCGGCTGAAACCATACCAATTGCCTACAAACGGTTTTCATTCTTTAAAGAATTCGATGGAATTGTGGTATCCGGTGAAGAAAAATTGATTAAGCCTGATCAGAAGTTATACCACTTATTGCTCGACCGATATAATCTGAAAGCGGAGCGTACCATTTTTATCGATGATAACCTGAAAAACATTAAAGCAGCCGAAGAGATTGGTTTAATTGCAATTCACTTTGAAAATTCGGGTCAACTGGAAGCTAAATTGCGGTCGATTGGAGCTTTGTAA